In Aedes albopictus strain Foshan chromosome 3, AalbF5, whole genome shotgun sequence, the following are encoded in one genomic region:
- the LOC109414989 gene encoding serine-rich adhesin for platelets, whose translation MTNKKKRHEHPQATKVSEEYLNFVQSEASNLVDSILEQSVSIVNNSQMQPDVAIEMQAHSESEQYAIRSDILSSNEADLVVKSPTIESMSGKSFDDNISNPDYDSSEANHQQLANLAGGLPPSSSGEATDGTARPTGTAAKEPVGVDGAVRDDQERRANKIERRFERLSSEVEPEAMLDKNHEYDEAIAQIKDEVSMLQSEFSKMSWDESMSATTGDFGSSTPDNDLQETDTQPQTEITIPKPTPRSQSNLTAEADASAATTSVTTTTTTTAATSSAAAVASSLTTSALAIKPTEEASTVETAPDHDKLTAVLSGDGSEFSSSQEPLPVPRPRTSISSRTDTQTRSSIIESFDQPEDSIEQYPEPSSQRQESIASEDFSGAAQKDSVEFETSDDELSGTKFYIGERSSDVITRTSSEKRSDYAFDNIGYEYSQDSGADDEPQLDQFKAYREKVAQEDSFTLKQLQEVESGTALDEEIKAEVIEVIEGIAEPKTFELDLERPIDAPRQPVVHSPIKPQVAKLVESAKSPAQRSTDTEELPQQDDLTSSEAIKRTIDELTIEKTLEEVKESLDAVHEELIESVVDGKLIKQSPSEFEFKVLPSSKYSQDPIYEAQQEEVIATTTSTTAILAETVTTTTIISEPIILTATKTDSFEQKVSDPESKETSFESARPDAPTPISSDSSFAKLDVSPRMRKSPHHPKGTRWSATDIDSSGESQYQSFEQTTDSSRPQSSDVDNLMQQYASSEYETALDASIIPPSTEYLSAASTLNSFNVTSHDSMKSFDSESSGNLASIESEATETLVPSTMDIDFDSSDAAALMHDDSEDDLRDKLLLDDKEELSSVSGTIPVAMKRSQEMHFTVDLKDDEQMQDSQEVFQLQEDVERLAQEQSERLSSSIGNALDLMESMKASSLEDVKTECIDDIKLGTSLEDGSILSISLSSASNLETIMENLPDKGAESLPTHMEIGLDAITPIVGTEMIGDITLTSTVVREGDINFLNTQATTETVVVKEVTEETSKKRGHKRTESTISGQLMSEIAAEARESLDSQEESVSQEPSKQSSLERDDTREESSDSDYDRYESEYSRSFRAPLIQSQKKKKDKINEGYEMEVEHDRRNSFSPSSSVIETIVEDVHAEIEQEDEVQQLMEIKKEQLQEYQQTSASSIPDIQVTDDVQVTEQEEAEGGTSYSSKPMVRESSDHKIQYATQEELKISEEQYQEMLEQKYKSKMADITTKFDFEGDDKDDSAGSDSFEMLEQPDISDEFVIVEEVAREAHECDMEGKSVSIKKVKMERKHDEDVEKMLVKSAPAHTNAGSMYANMREDMMYAFEDSPPTGSEEVDPNGVTMDLLNNGFPLEESKRWVEMQLAETQNYRYPYDERLEDIKEEDTDFEVGSSRIGSIKDSFSSTPDYDMLAKRLASRGGEHDDISMSSLQEFENLEHVISLENRKMQQGSQDSLSNGSFTRRFLARGGHGDDISLSSLKEFEGLETACLEAHLIEIKAKEEAALLLSRSDESNKSDRSNGAKKSPPTNGTVVRATTSSTTVTAGPETSTRVEVKTVTTEMSKDSLSTTTTATTVTTISHESQVRHAMEEEDTSHLLTVSSDSLDINRLQREPVSKDTLPSAHSSSDSLEINNKNNVDVMTSSIDSIEFSRAGALTTRSSRSDSIEQMALQQPQRSDSTDSIEMHHAVMSRASETKRDSLDSLPYSIENKSASSSPTKPATGQRITMESVQVAGTSTVSYLGGMSKDISVDSLTGQDAFLTSTESLETSSTATNATYQNETDSQMSSSVTSCGSITMVDTLDNIGDLEGFGLQESVTFTSSSGSSSTMVTASSSSTQHQQQQQQYQQQITTLRSSTSSATSTSGARSEFPLSEIELLSRRMYPGDLTFDDAKESAKEKLQSMLSGLV comes from the exons ATGACAAACAAGAAGAAGAGACACGAGCATCCGCAAGCTACGAAGGTTA GCGAAGAGTATCTTAATTTTGTACAGTCGGAAGCTAGTAACTTAGTCGATAGCATATTGGAGCAGAGTGTATCGATCGTCAACAACTCCCAAATGCAGCCGGACGTTGCGATCGAAATGCAGGCTCACTCGGAAAGCGAACAGTACGCGATCCGTAGCGATATCCTATCGTCTAATGAAGCCGATCTTGTCGTTAAGTCGCCCACCATAGAGTCTATGTCAGGCAAGTCTTTCGATGATAACATTAGCAATCCCGACTATGACAGTAGCGAAGCCAACCACCAGCAACTAGCGAATCTAGCTGGTGGTCTGCCCCCATCCTCTTCTGGTGAAGCCACAGACGGTACCGCAAGGCCAACAGGAACCGCTGCTAAAGAACCTGTTGGCGTTGATGGTGCCGTCCGCGATGATCAAGAGCGCCGAGCGAACAAAATAGAACGACGCTTCGAGCGATTGTCGTCCGAAGTCGAACCGGAAGCGATGCTGGACAAAAATCACGAATATGACGAAGCCATTGCCCAAATCAAAGATGAAGTTTCAATGCTGCAGAGTGAATTTTCGAAAATGAGCTGGGACGAGAGCATGTCCGCTACGACCGGTGATTTCGGTTCCAGTACTCCCGATAACGATCTACAAG AAACAGATACGCAACCACAAACAGAAATTACCATTCCAAAGCCAACGCCGCGATCGCAATCTAATCTTACTGCTGAAGCTGATGCCTCTGCTGCAACCACTAGTGTCACTACTACCACCACCACTACAGCTGCTACTagctctgctgctgctgttgcctcCTCGCTAACAACATCCGCTCTTGCTATCAAGCCCACGGAAGAAGCTTCCACCGTGGAAACCGCTCCCGACCATGACAAGCTGACCGCCGTCTTATCTGGAGATGGAAGCGAATTCTCCAGCAGTCAAGAACCGCTTCCAGTTCCACGGCCCCGTACTAGCATCTCGTCGCGAACCGATACTCAGACACGATCCAGCATAATCGAGTCCTTCGATCAACCGGAAGACTCGATCGAGCAGTATCCCGAACCATCCAGTCAACGGCAGGAATCGATTGCCTCCGAAGACTTCTCCGGAGCAGCTCAGAAAGACTCCGTAGAATTTGAAACCAGTGACGATGAACTATCGGGAACCAAGTTTTACATTGGCGAACGAAGTTCTGACGTTATCACTCGCACTTCTTCCGAAAAACGTTCTGACTATGCATTCGATAACATCGGTTACGAATACTCGCAAGACTCCGGTGCAGATGATGAACCTCAACTCGATCAATTTAAGGCCTATCGCGAAAAAGTTGCCCAAGAAGATTCATTCACACTCAAACAACTGCAAGAAGTTGAAAGCGGAACTGCTCTAGATGAAGAAATCAAAGCCGAAGTCATAGAGGTTATCGAAGGTATCGCCGAACCCAAAACCTTCGAACTCGATCTTGAGCGACCCATTGATGCTCCACGGCAACCCGTAGTACACTCACCAATCAAACCACAGGTCGCTAAACTTGTCGAAAGCGCTAAGTCTCCAGCACAAAGATCAACCGATACTGAAGAACTTCCGCAACAAGACGACCTCACCTCATCCGAGGCCATCAAACGCACAATCGATGAACTAACCATCGAAAAGACCCTCGAGGAGGTCAAAGAATCTCTCGATGCCGTACACGAAGAACTGATTGAATCCGTAGTTGACGGAAAACTGATCAAACAATCACCATCCGAGTTTGAATTCAAGGTTCTACCTTCGTCAAAGTACTCTCAAGATCCAATCTACGAAGCTCAACAGGAAGAAGTAATCGCTACCACAACTTCCACCACAGCAATTCTTGCCGAAACGGTTACCACAACCACCATCATTTCGGAACCGATTATCCTAACCGCAACCAAAACAGATTCCTTCGAGCAAAAAGTATCCGATCCGGAATCCAAAGAAACATCTTTTGAATCCGCTCGGCCAGATGCTCCAACCCCGATTTCGTCGGACAGTTCGTTCGCCAAGCTGGATGTTTCCCCGCGGATGCGCAAGTCTCCACATCATCCCAAAGGCACCCGCTGGTCTGCAACCGACATCGATAGCTCCGGCGAAAGCCAGTACCAAAGCTTCGAGCAAACCACGGACAGCAGTCGCCCGCAATCGTCCGATGTTGACAACCTGATGCAGCAATACGCGTCATCCGAGTATGAAACCGCCCTAGATGCTTCGATCATTCCACCATCGACCGAGTATCTCAGTGCGGCTAGCACCCTCAATTCGTTCAACGTGACCTCACATGACAGCATGAAAAGCTTTGACTCGGAAAGTTCCGGAAACCTGGCAAGTATCGAGTCCGAGGCCACCGAAACCCTAGTCCCGTCCACAATGGACATTGATTTCGACTCGTCGGATGCTGCCGCACTTATGCACGACGACTCCGAGGACGACCTTCGCGATAAACTGCTCTTGGACGACAAAGAAGAACTGTCGTCCGTATCTGGGACCATTCCAGTTGCCATGAAGCGTTCACAAGAAATGCACTTCACCGTTGACTTGAAGGACGATGAACAGATGCAAGATTCACAAGAAGTTTTCCAACTACAAGAAGACGTCGAACGTCTAGCGCAGGAACAATCGGAAAGACTGAGCTCCAGCATAGGAAACGCGCTGGATTTGATGGAGTCTATGAAAGCGTCAAGTTTGGAAGACGTCAAAACAGAGTGCATTGACGATATCAAGCTCGGAACGAGTCTGGAAGATGGTAGTATCCTATCGATCAGTCTGTCCAGTGCTTCAAACTTGGAAACAATCATGGAAAATCTCCCGGATAAGGGAGCTGAAAGTCTTCCGACGCATATGGAAATTGGACTGGATGCCATAACGCCAATTGTTGGCACGGAAATGATTGGCGACATTACGTTAACGTCCACGGTGGTTCGAGAAGGTGACATAAACTTCCTGAACACTCAAGCTACAACGGAAACGGTGGTGGTCAAGGAGGTGACCGAGGAAACTTCAAAGAAACGCGGCCATAAACGTACGGAAAGTACCATCTCCGGTCAGCTGATGTCGGAGATTGCAGCAGAAGCACGAGAATCGCTAGATTCTCAAGAAGAATCAGTTTCACAGGAACCGTCCAAGCAGTCGAGCTTGGAACGTGACGACACTAGAGAAGAGTCTTCGGACTCCGATTACGACCGGTACGAATCGGAATACTCGCGGTCATTCCGCGCACCGTTGATCCAATCGCAGAAAAAGAAAAAGGACAAGATCAACGAAGGGTACGAAATGGAGGTGGAACACGACCGACGTAACTCGTTCTCGCCTTCCAGTTCTGTTATCGAAACGATTGTGGAGGATGTTCATGCAGAGATCGAGCAGGAAGACGAAGTGCAGCAATTGATGGAAATCAAGAAGGAACAGCTACAGGAGTATCAGCAAACCTCCGCGTCGAGTATTCCGGATATTCAGGTAACGGACGACGTCCAGGTGACAGAGCAGGAGGAAGCAGAAGGAGGCACATCGTACTCTTCTAAGCCGATGGTAAGGGAGTCTAGCGACCACAAGATTCAGTACGCTACGCAAGAGGAGTTGAAGATTAGTGAGGAGCAGTATCAAGAGATGCTCGAGCAAAAGTACAAGTCAAAGATGGCTGACATAACGACCAAGTTCGATTTCGAAGGAGACGATAAGGATGATTCAGCTGGATCGGattcttttgaaatgttggaacAGCCGGATATTTCGGACGAGTTTGTGATTGTGGAAGAAGTGGCCCGTGAAGCACACGAGTGCGACATGGAAGGGAAGAGCGTGTCCATCAAGAAGGTTAAGATGGAGAGAAAGCACGACGAAGACGTGGAAAAGATGCTGGTGAAATCAGCTCCGGCGCATACAAATGCAGGTTCAATGTATGCAAACATGCGTGAGGATATGATGTATGCGTTTGAGGATAGTCCGCCAACGGGCAGTGAAGAAGTTGATCCAAATGGGGTGACTATGGATCTGTTGAATAATGGATTCCCGCTAGAGGAGAGCAAGCGCTGGGTAGAGATGCAACTGGCTGAAACACAGAACTACCGTTATCCATACGACGAACGCTTGGAAGACATCAAGGAAGAGGATACGGACTTTGAAGTCGGTAGTAGCCGAATCGGAAGCATCAAGGATTCATTCTCCAGCACACCGGACTACGACATGCTGGCGAAGCGACTAGCTTCGCGAGGAGGAGAACATGACGACATTTCAATGAGCAGTCTGCAAGAATTTGAAAATTTGGAACACGTAATCTCACTGGAGAATCGAAAGATGCAACAAGGCTCTCAGGATTCATTGAGCAATGGAAGCTTCACACGACGTTTCTTAGCCCGTGGAGGACATGGAGACGACATCAGTCTATCCAGTTTGAAGGAGTTTGAAGGACTAGAGACAGCGTGCTTGGAAGCGCATCTGATAGAAATCAAGGCCAAAGAAGAAGCAGCTCTGTTGCTGTCTCGTTCGGACGAATCTAACAAGTCGGACAGATCGAATGGGGCAAAGAAAAGTCCGCCAACGAATGGAACAGTGGTAAGGGCAACTACCAGCAGCACAACAGTCACAGCTGGACCGGAAACATCCACCCGGGTTGAGGTGAAAACAGTGACGACGGAAATGAGTAAGGATTCATTGTCCACAACAACTACTGCAACAACTGTTACTACAATTTCTCATGAAAGTCAAGTCAGACATGCTATGGAAGAGGAAGATACGTCACATCTGTTGACGGTGTCCAGCGATAGCTTGGACATCAATCGGCTACAGAGAGAACCAGTCAGCAAGGACACTCTTCCTTCGGCACATTCAAGTAGCGATAGCTTGGAGATTAACAACAAGAACAATGTCGACGTTATGACAAGCAGTATTGATTCAATTGAGTTTTCCAGAGCAGGAGCACTAACTACGCGATCTTCAAGATCGGATTCGATAGAGCAGATGGCGTTGCAACAACCACAGCGCAGTGACAGTACAGATTCCATCGAGATGCACCATGCCGTCATGTCCAGGGCAAGTGAGACCAAACGTGACTCACTGGACTCTCTACCATACAGTATTGAGAACAAGAGCGCGTCCAGTAGCCCAACAAAACCGGCAACTGGACAACGTATTACCATGGAAAGTGTGCAGGTAGCGGGAACAAGCACAGTAAGCTACCTAGGAGGAATGAGTAAGGACATCTCCGTGGACTCGTTAACTGGACAGGATGCATTTCTGACCAGTACAGAGAGCCTGGAGACCAGCTCAACGGCAACGAACGCCACCTACCAGAACGAAACCGACTCGCAGATGTCATCAAGTGTGACAAGCTGCGGTTCGATAACCATGGTCGATACGCTAGACAACATCGGTGACCTGGAAGGCTTCGGGCTGCAGGAAAGTGTAACCTTCACGAGCagcagtggcagcagcagcaCTATGGTCACAGCAAGCTCTAGCAGTACTCAacatcaacaacagcagcagcagtatcaACAGCAAATCACAACCCTTCGAAGCAGCACTTCATCGGCCACGTCGACCAGCGGCGCCAGGAGCGAGTTTCCACTATCGGAAATCGAACTGTTAAGTAGACGAATGTACCCAG GGGACTTGACATTCGATGACGCAAAGGAGTCCGCAAAGGAGAAACTACAAAGC ATGCTATCCGGCTTGGTATGA
- the LOC109414666 gene encoding gustatory receptor for bitter taste 66a-like, with protein MAAKVGSSLLESVKVLFYSSSFLGIIPYSLRAFYSRTVLRVSILGNLWVLLSIVSYSVSYHLATDAYVGVGGGGQGTLTNAIGIFIIYMEPLMMCIDMLAAMINQNRLIECVERLDKVDLKLAGENIPVDNGRLRRYVVILLVLVFVFESVLTTYNFVEFSEEYSLLSLMWFITTFPTAINSISRIWFVVLVQSIRHRFHVMNKHMDELAGLLEEHNDRWEDELEIEKNDIPMNYLEKEIFTIRNHKRLNVVQPVMPAKLYGNQQGKIISVKPFEKRLSEEKVLAQKRAVFDFLAFDKYMKVDEKLDKKMILICRTHDELCEIGKSVNYMFSFQMLVSMAHGFMAITAQFYFLYCALSKQEVPILFRSATVLQISIIQIFYIAVKCVICIYVCWKTKTESQRTGVFMHHLANMVDETHFYQIVNHLSLKLLNHQLNFSACGFFDLDMTTLYAITGAITSYLIILIQFNLAALQKAGNATEAANVTATTVAPLLNLSTTALSTYVANP; from the exons ATGGCCGCCAAAGTGGGATCAAGTTTGCTCGAATCCGTCAAGGTGCTGTTCTACAGTTCCTCCTTCTTGGGGATAATTCCCTATTCGCTACGGGCGTTCTACTCCCGGACCGTGCTGCGCGTTTCCATCCTCGGGAACCTGTGGGTCCTGCTCAGTATCGTCAGCTACTCGGTCAGCTACCATTTGGCGACGGATGCCTACGTCGGTGTGGGTGGCGGCGGACAAG GAACTCTTACCAACGCGATCGGAATCTTCATCATCTACATGGAACCGCTGATGATGTGCATCGACATGTTGGCCGCAATGATCAACCAAAATCGCCTGATCGAGTGCGTCGAACGGCTGGACAAGGTCGACCTGAAGCTTGCCGGCGAGAACATCCCGGTGGATAACGGACGTCTTCGGCGTTACGTCGTCATCTTGCTGGTGTTGGTGTTCGTCTTCGAGAGCGTTCTAACGACGTACAATTTCGTCGAGTTCTCCGAAGAGTACTCGCTGCTGTCGTTGATGTGGTTTATTACGACCTTCCCCACGGCTATCAACTCGATTAGTCGAATTTGGTTTGTGGTGCTGGTCCAATCCATCCGGCATCGGTTCCACGTGATGAACAAGCATATGGACGAGCTGGCGGGGCTGCTGGAAGAGCACAATGACCGCTGGGAAGACGAACTGGAGATCGAGAAGAACGACATTCCGATGAATTACCTGGAAAAGGAGATCTTTACCATTCGTAATCACAAAAGATTGAACGTCGTTCAGCCGGTGATGCCGGCGAAACTGTACGGCAATCAGCAGGGAAAGATCATCAGCGTGAAACCATTCGAGAAGAGACTGAGTGAAGAGAAAGTCCTAGCGCAGAAGCGAGCGGTGTTCGATTTCCTCGCGTTCGACAAGTACATGAAAGTCGACGAAAAGCTGGACAAGAAAATGATTCTGATCTGTCGCACCCATGACGAACTATGCGAGATTGGCAAGTCCGTGAACTACATGTTCAGCTTCCAGATGTTGGTTTCGATGGCGCACGGTTTCATGGCCATCACGGCGCAATTTTACTTCCTATATTGCGCCCTATCCAAACAGGAAGTTCCGATTCTGTTCCGCTCGGCTACGGTACTGCAAATTTCGATCATCCAGATTTTCTACATTGCGGTCAAGTGCGTCATTTGCATCTACGTTTGCTGGAAGACTAAGACCGAATCGCAACGGACCGGGGTCTTTATGCACCATTTGGCAAACATGGTGGACGAGACCCACTTCTACCAGATTGTGAACCATCTGTCGTTGAAGCTGTTGAATCACCAGTTGAACTTCAGTGCGTGTGGATTCTTCGATCTTGATATGACGACTCTGTATGCG ATCACCGGCGCCATCACCAGCTACCTGATCATTTTAATTCAGTTCAATCTGGCAGCCCTGCAGAAGGCGGGAAATGCAACCGAGGCAGCCAATGTAACGGCGACCACGGTAGCCCCGTTGCTGAATTTGAGCACCACTGCTCTGAGCACCTATGTGGCCAACCCCTAA